From Prochlorococcus sp. MIT 1223, the proteins below share one genomic window:
- a CDS encoding chlorophyll a/b binding light-harvesting protein produces the protein MQTYGNPDVTYGWWAGNAGVTYRSGKFIAAHAAHTGLIAFAAGAATLWELARFDPSMPMGHQSSLFLAHLASIGIGFDEAGAWTGAGVVSIAVVHLIGSMVYGAGGLLHSVKFEGDMQDSSFKQARKFKLEWDNPDNLTFILGHHLILFGIANIWFVEWARIHGIYDPVLGAVRQVEYNLNLASIWNHQFDFISINSLEDVMGGHAFLAFAQIAGGAHHIATKMGSGLLGQYTEFKGKNVLSAESVLSFSCAGIGWMAIVAAFWAATNTTVYPEAFYGEVLSFKFGVAPYWVDTVEGGAAFWGHTTRAALVNVHYYFGFFFIQGHLWHAIRSMGFDFKRVSSAISNAGSSTVTLNG, from the coding sequence ATGCAGACCTATGGAAATCCAGACGTCACCTATGGGTGGTGGGCTGGAAATGCTGGGGTCACTTATCGCTCAGGCAAATTTATTGCTGCACATGCTGCACATACTGGCCTGATTGCTTTCGCTGCTGGTGCAGCCACTCTGTGGGAGCTGGCACGTTTTGATCCTTCTATGCCAATGGGGCATCAGAGCTCTTTATTCCTTGCTCATTTAGCTTCTATAGGAATTGGCTTCGACGAAGCAGGAGCTTGGACAGGAGCTGGTGTTGTCTCAATTGCGGTAGTTCATTTAATTGGCTCCATGGTTTATGGAGCAGGTGGTCTATTGCACTCCGTCAAATTTGAGGGGGATATGCAGGACAGCTCATTTAAGCAAGCAAGAAAATTCAAGTTGGAATGGGATAACCCAGACAATTTGACTTTTATTCTTGGTCATCACTTAATTCTTTTTGGAATAGCGAATATCTGGTTTGTTGAATGGGCCAGAATTCATGGAATCTACGATCCAGTTTTGGGAGCAGTTCGCCAGGTTGAATACAACTTGAACTTAGCCTCTATTTGGAATCATCAATTTGATTTCATTAGCATTAATAGTCTTGAAGACGTAATGGGTGGCCATGCCTTCCTTGCATTTGCCCAAATTGCTGGAGGTGCTCACCATATCGCTACCAAAATGGGCTCTGGATTGCTAGGTCAATACACTGAGTTCAAAGGTAAGAACGTTTTATCGGCAGAGTCAGTTCTTTCCTTCTCTTGTGCTGGAATTGGTTGGATGGCAATTGTTGCGGCTTTTTGGGCGGCTACAAATACAACCGTCTATCCAGAAGCTTTTTATGGAGAGGTATTGAGTTTTAAATTTGGAGTAGCTCCTTATTGGGTTGATACCGTTGAAGGAGGAGCAGCGTTCTGGGGACACACAACTAGAGCCGCCTTAGTAAATGTCCATTATTACTTTGGATTCTTCTTTATCCAAGGACATCTTTGGCACGCAATTCGCTCAATGGGTTTTGACTTCAAGAGAGTTAGCTCAGCGATTTCTAATGCAGGAAGTTCAACTGTGACTCTTAACGGATAA
- a CDS encoding chlorophyll a/b binding light-harvesting protein, giving the protein MQTYGNPDVTYGWWAGNSGVTNRSGKFIAAHAAHTGLISFAAGGATLWELARFDPTVPMGHQSSIFLAHLASIGIGFDDAGTWTGVGVASIAIVHLVASMVYGGGGLLHSLLFPGDMQESSVAQARKFKLEWDNPDNQTFILGHHLILFGVACAWFVEWARVHGIYDPALGAVRQVNYNLDLSMIWQRQFDFLAIDSLEDVMGGHAFLAFVEITGGALHVVAGSTPWEKKRLGSWSKFKGAELLSAEAILSFSLAGIGWMAIVAAFWCATNTTVYPEAFYGEPLQLKFSISPYWVDTVDLSGTNAAFWGHTTRAALTNVHYYLGFFFIQGHLWHSLRALGFDFSKVRGAIVNDSSSEEFRLSS; this is encoded by the coding sequence ATGCAGACCTATGGAAATCCAGACGTCACCTATGGATGGTGGGCTGGTAATTCTGGGGTCACCAACCGCTCAGGCAAATTCATTGCAGCACATGCAGCTCATACAGGCCTGATTTCATTTGCGGCTGGTGGAGCAACCCTTTGGGAGCTCGCACGGTTTGATCCCACTGTGCCTATGGGACATCAAAGTTCAATATTCCTTGCACATTTGGCCTCAATTGGTATTGGGTTCGATGATGCTGGAACTTGGACAGGTGTTGGAGTTGCCTCTATTGCCATTGTTCACTTGGTGGCTTCCATGGTTTATGGAGGAGGTGGCCTCTTGCACTCGCTTTTATTCCCAGGCGACATGCAGGAATCAAGCGTTGCTCAAGCAAGAAAGTTCAAGTTGGAATGGGATAATCCTGACAATCAAACCTTTATTCTTGGCCACCATTTAATTCTTTTTGGTGTTGCTTGTGCATGGTTTGTTGAATGGGCCAGAGTCCATGGAATCTATGATCCAGCATTGGGTGCGGTCCGTCAGGTCAATTACAACTTGGACTTGTCTATGATCTGGCAGCGTCAATTTGACTTCCTTGCAATAGATAGTCTTGAAGATGTCATGGGCGGCCATGCGTTTTTAGCCTTTGTTGAGATCACAGGAGGAGCCTTGCATGTAGTTGCAGGATCAACTCCTTGGGAGAAAAAGAGACTCGGTTCTTGGAGTAAATTCAAGGGTGCTGAATTGCTATCTGCCGAAGCAATTCTTTCTTTTTCCCTAGCAGGAATAGGCTGGATGGCAATTGTTGCGGCCTTCTGGTGTGCAACAAATACAACAGTTTATCCAGAGGCTTTTTATGGAGAACCACTTCAACTCAAGTTCTCTATATCCCCTTATTGGGTAGACACTGTTGACCTTTCTGGAACAAATGCTGCTTTTTGGGGCCATACAACCCGAGCTGCTTTGACAAATGTCCATTATTATCTTGGATTCTTCTTTATTCAAGGTCATCTTTGGCATTCTCTTCGTGCATTAGGTTTTGATTTCAGTAAGGTACGTGGAGCTATAGTCAACGATTCTAGTTCTGAAGAGTTCCGCCTAAGTTCTTAG
- a CDS encoding DUF3386 domain-containing protein: MTLTIRPIKGSNCRDEFQKAYENRYTWGNKFRGYKGFCSLRKGDLFIEGDFSLDRDLKIRVNGIKEDLVEKSIRSQLWEVSIHRVYRPFELIHGENTFTVGDFDEVGMEVIVGGKNEGDIYRIKNNIVTMVYRHIHSKLINIFTKEVTNTTNGYLSKKYTSQYLDPLTAKPYKEKNIFLDEFKALDHNGPWVLTSRTIESIVEDKPISDKQIFSFFDLEYLP, translated from the coding sequence ATGACCTTAACTATACGACCTATCAAAGGAAGCAATTGCCGTGATGAATTCCAGAAAGCATATGAAAATAGATACACTTGGGGTAATAAATTTAGAGGCTATAAAGGGTTTTGTTCATTGCGTAAAGGAGATTTATTTATAGAGGGTGATTTTTCTTTAGACAGAGATCTTAAAATCAGGGTTAATGGAATAAAAGAAGATTTAGTTGAAAAGTCTATTCGCTCACAACTTTGGGAAGTCTCTATACATAGAGTTTATCGACCTTTTGAATTAATACATGGAGAAAATACTTTTACTGTAGGTGATTTTGATGAAGTAGGAATGGAAGTTATTGTTGGTGGGAAAAATGAAGGGGATATTTATAGAATAAAAAATAATATTGTCACTATGGTTTATCGACATATTCATTCTAAATTAATTAATATTTTCACCAAGGAAGTAACAAATACAACTAATGGTTATTTAAGCAAGAAATATACAAGTCAATACCTCGACCCTTTAACTGCTAAGCCCTATAAAGAGAAAAATATATTTTTAGATGAGTTTAAAGCATTAGATCATAATGGTCCCTGGGTTTTAACTAGTAGGACAATTGAATCAATAGTAGAAGACAAGCCTATTTCAGACAAACAAATTTTCTCGTTCTTTGATCTTGAGTATTTACCTTAA
- a CDS encoding SemiSWEET transporter: MNFGFAAAILTTFAFLPQVIKTWKTKSAEDFSYVMLICFLSGISCWIIYGLNINSIPIVTANIITFILNFFILVLKLIYHFGN, encoded by the coding sequence GTGAACTTTGGATTCGCAGCGGCAATTCTAACAACTTTCGCTTTCTTGCCCCAGGTTATAAAAACTTGGAAAACAAAGTCTGCTGAGGACTTCTCTTATGTTATGCTTATTTGCTTCCTCTCAGGTATTTCATGTTGGATTATATATGGTCTAAATATTAATTCAATTCCTATAGTTACTGCAAATATTATAACATTTATTCTTAATTTTTTCATTTTAGTTTTAAAATTAATATATCATTTTGGGAATTAA